A window of Saccharomyces paradoxus chromosome XIII, complete sequence contains these coding sequences:
- the VPS71 gene encoding Vps71p (Nucleosome-binding component of the SWR1 complex~similar to YML041C) has translation MKALVEEIDKRTYNPDIYYTSLDPQARRYTSKKINKHGTISTSRPVKRINYSLADLEARLYTSRPEGDGNSIGRQDDRNSKNSRSFEERYTQQEILQSDRRFMELNTENFSDLPNVPTLLSDLTGVPRDRIESTTKPISQTSDGLSALMGGAPFGKEHSKYGHGWVLKPETLREVQLSYKSTKLPKPKRKNTNRIVALKKVLSSKRNLHSFLDSALLNLMDKNVIYHNVYNKRYFKVLPLITTCSICGGYDSISSCVNCGNKICSVSCFKLHNETRCRNR, from the coding sequence ATGAAGGCGCTAGTTGAAGAGATTGATAAGAGAACATATAATCCCGACATATATTACACATCGTTGGACCCTCAAGCACGTCGATATAcctcaaagaaaattaataaGCACGGCACAATATCTACTTCTAGGCCCGTAAAGCGAATAAATTACTCACTGGCAGATTTAGAGGCCAGGTTATACACTTCCAGGCCCGAGGGTGATGGCAATAGTATAGGCAGGCAGGATGATCGAAACAGTAAGAATTCTCGTTCGTTTGAAGAAAGGTACACACAACAGGAGATCCTTCAGTCGGACAGGAGGTTCATGGAACTTAAcacagaaaatttttcagatttgCCAAACGTGCCGACTTTATTGAGTGATCTCACAGGCGTACCACGAGATAGAATCGAATCCACAACCAAACCAATCTCACAGACTTCTGATGGTCTTTCTGCATTGATGGGTGGGGCAccttttggaaaagaacaCTCCAAGTATGGTCATGGTTGGGTGCTGAAACCGGAGACTTTACGGGAGGTTCAATTATCGTATAAATCTACAAAGTTACCTAAAccaaagaggaaaaataCCAATCGTATTGTAGCTTTGAAGAAGGTTTTaagttcaaaaaggaaCTTACATTCGTTTTTAGATTCTGCCCTGCTGAACCTGATGGATAAGAATGTCATTTACCACAACGTTTACAATAAACgatatttcaaagttttACCTTTAATTACGACATGCTCTATTTGCGGTGGCTACGACAGCATTTCAAGTTGTGTTAATTGTGGTAACAAGATTTGTTCTGTAAGTTGCTTTAAACTGCATAATGAAACCAGATGCAGGAATAGATAG
- the YMD8 gene encoding Ymd8p (nucleotide sugar transporter~similar to YML038C) has translation MNRTVFLAFLFGWYFCSIALSVYNRWMFDPKDGLGIGYPVLVTAFHQVTLWLLSGIYIKLRHKPVKNVLRKNNAFNWSFFLKFLLPTAVASAGDIGLSNVSFQYVPLTIYTIIKSSSIAFVLLFGCIFKLEKFHWKLALSVIIMFGGVALMVFKPSDSTSTENDQALIIFGSFLVLASSCLSGLRWVYTQLMLRSNPIQTSVSTTVEESDDTLFTENEDNVGYEPVVNLANNKMLENLGESKPHPIHTIHQLAPIMGVTLLLTSLLVENPFPGIFSSSLFRLNEGKAGVGTETTVLSIAKGIFLLILPGFAVFLLTICEFSILEQTPVLTVSIAGIVKELLTVIFGIIILSERLSGFYNWLGMLIIMADVCYYNYFRYKQDLIQRYQSISTQDNGNELKKFQDFEQLGGKKSAPYSINVDLTNQEYELDMIAQNASRSSQQV, from the coding sequence ATGAATAGGACTGTCTTTTTGGCATTTCTGTTTGGATGGTATTTCTGTTCAATAGCTCTCTCCGTATACAATAGATGGATGTTCGATCCGAAGGATGGATTGGGTATTGGGTATCCCGTGTTGGTTACAGCATTCCATCAGGTCACTTTATGGTTACTGTCCGGCATATACATCAAACTTAGACATAAACCAGTGAAAAACGTTCTAAGGAAGAATAATGCTTTTAACTGGAGTTTTTTCCTCAAATTCTTACTTCCTACGGCAGTCGCTTCTGCAGGTGATATTGGGCTCAGTAACGTTTCCTTTCAATATGTTCCCTTGACAATTTATACGATTATCAAATCTTCCAGTATAGCTTTTGTCCTTTTGTTCGGTTGTATCTTCAAGTTGGAGAAATTCCATTGGAAGTTGGCACTTTCAGTAATAATCATGTTTGGTGGTGTGGCATTGATGGTTTTCAAACCAAGCGATTCCACCAGTACCGAAAACGACCAGGCCTTGATCATTTTTGGCAGCTTCCTTGTCTTAGCTAGTAGTTGTCTTTCTGGATTAAGGTGGGTTTATACGCAGTTGATGCTGAGAAGCAATCCAATTCAAACTAGTGTCTCCACAACAGTAGAGGAATCTGATGATACCCTTTTCAcggaaaatgaagataatgTTGGTTATGAACCTGTTGTTAATCTCGCCAATAACAAAATGTTAGAGAATTTGGGAGAATCCAAGCCTCATCCAATTCACACAATCCACCAGTTAGCTCCTATAATGGGGGTTACTCTGTTGCTTACGTCGCTACTTGTGGAAAACCCATTTCCTGGTATATTCAGCTCTAGCCTTTTTAGGCTTAATGAGGGCAAGGCCGGTGTCGGTACAGAAACTACTGTCCTATCTATTGCGAAGggtattttcttgttaatTTTACCTGGCTTTGCAGTCTTTTTGTTGACAATTTGTGAATTCAGTATCCTGGAGCAAACGCCCGTGTTGACCGTATCTATTGCCGGTATTGTAAAGGAACTTTTGACAGTTATATTTGGTATAATTATCCTTTCTGAAAGATTGAGTGGCTTTTACAATTGGTTAGGTATGCTCATCATTATGGCCGATGTCTGCTATTATAATTATTTCAGATACAAGCAAGATCTAATACAGAGGTACCAGTCAATTTCGACACAAGATAATGGGAACGAGTTAAAGAAATTCCAAGACTTTGAACAATTAGGGGGCAAAAAAAGCGCACCATACTCTATTAATGTTGACTTAACAAATCAAGAGTATGAGCTTGATATGATTGCTCAAAACGCTAGTCGTTCATCCCAGCAGGTCTGA
- the LFT1 gene encoding Lft1p (similar to YML037C): protein MDENRIIDQLFSKEYTPQDEPEQAKNEDVSLYGLLDEVANGRRLMTCLFHSPMQMGHKLSTDKLDGKCRQIQRDWTDEEKTKTMNSGALQLDGPVLFSWSHNVAAASTQETINATLKQNSTSGGSNKPKITTTNQLFDRASAEIDKCIKPNNKSWIVEKRFERNELNSADSKKPSTWANSDFKVDPLQKFVVKELPKAKKKSDGDKTKKNKSKRKSFFGFWGHSGTKSSSKKKSEEPIEVKDEVYNEVDQNPVVSPDDDTTFSDGITAPPKQEIMSGQQVEPKVCEPSVNDTAPGDYDDCNRLEQAPAHVSHHPSSEPSIASIPSLTLGSFVPLQPKKKT from the coding sequence ATGGACGAAAATAGAATAATCGACCAGCTGTTTAGTAAAGAATACACGCCACAAGATGAGCCCGAGCAAgccaaaaatgaagatgtGTCGTTATATGGGTTATTAGATGAAGTTGCCAACGGTAGGCGGTTGATGACCTGTTTGTTCCATTCACCTATGCAGATGGGGCATAAATTGAGTACCGACAAACTCGATGGGAAATGTCGACAAATACAAAGAGATTGGACCGATGaggaaaaaacaaaaactatGAATTCAGGCGCTCTACAGTTGGATGGGccagttttattttcctgGAGTCATAATGTAGCAGCTGCTTCTACACAAGAAACTATAAATGCAACCTTGAAGCAGAACTCTACGAGCGGAGGAAGCAATAAGCCTAAAATTACCACTACCAACCAGCTATTTGATAGGGCTTCTGCAGAGATTGATAAGTGTATAAAGCCGAATAACAAGAGTTGGATAGTAGAAAAAAGATTCGAAAGGAATGAGCTAAATAGTGCTGATAGCAAGAAACCTTCTACGTGGGCTAACTCCGATTTCAAAGTGGACCCCCTCCAGAAATTCGTCGTTAAGGAATTGccaaaagcaaagaagaaatcagaCGGTGataaaaccaaaaaaaacaaatcaaaaaggaagagcttttttggattttggGGCCATTCTGGTACTAAATCAagttcaaagaagaaatccgAGGAGCCCATAGAAGTTAAAGATGAAGTTTATAATGAGGTGGATCAAAACCCTGTTGTATCGCCGGATGACGATACAACCTTCAGTGATGGGATTACTGCGCCACCAAAGCAAGAGATTATGAGTGGCCAGCAAGTTGAACCCAAAGTGTGCGAGCCTTCAGTTAATGACACTGCGCCCGGTGATTATGATGATTGTAACAGATTGGAACAAGCACCCGCACATGTTAGTCATCATCCATCCAGCGAGCCCAGCATTGCCAGTATTCCTTCGTTAACCCTGGGTTCATTCGTCCCATTGcaaccaaaaaagaaaacgtAA
- the CGI121 gene encoding Cgi121p (Component of the EKC/KEOPS complex~similar to YML036W): MIVSSIPQFTDTKVSLALFEQVRNAEEIRSNMSELSTSFAFIDPKLICSEEQMYSAIYKTLIEVKYNKMRTRNLNSECVLCLSPTSNISDAFQKFGIKDDSSQLICLKFHTGTDSVDKGELNTILSSIVKGLEIEFNNDNLSRFYDEALIRKIYKLSDDFKPQDVNSLSRALVDAIQLRGV, encoded by the exons ATGATAGTATCGAGCATACCACAATTTACTGACACCAAGGTTTCACTAGCCTTGTTTGAACAAGTTAGAAATGCTGAAGAAATACGCTCTAACATGAGCGAATTGTCGACATCCTTTGCATTTATTGACCCCAAATTAATCTGTTCGGAGGAGCAGATGTATTCTGCAATTTACAAGACCTTAATAGAAGTGAAGTATAATAAAATgagaacaagaaatttgaaCTCAGAGTGCGTACTATGTCTCTCACCCACTTCCAATATTAGTGATgctttccaaaaatttggaatcAAGGACGATTCATCACAGTTAATATGCCTTAAGTTCCATACTGGCACTGATAGCGTAGACAAAGGGGAATTGAACACAATTCTATCTTCCATAGTAAAAGGGCTAGAGATCGaatttaataatgataatttaTCAAGATTTTATGACGAAGCGCTCATAAGAAAA ATCTATAAATTGAGTGATGATTTCAAGCCCCAAGACGTGAATAGTCTCTCAAGAGCTTTAGTAGACGCCATCCAACTGAGGGGCGTGtag
- the AMD1 gene encoding AMP deaminase (AMP deaminase~similar to YML035C), protein MDNQATQRLNDLSLEPAPSHDEPDGSGLVMDIDERKIGDEQTGVVVDDDTPPLEQQDSHESLDADSRNANFSYHENQQLLENGTKQWALDEHDSHSAILEQPSHSTNCSSSNIAAMNKGHDSADHAFQNTGGKPRTLSASAQHILPETLKSFVTAPAVNKQTRTSASYKMGMLADDASQQFLDDPSSELIDLYSKVAECRDLRAKYQTISVQNDDQNPKNKSDWVVYPPPPKPSYNSDTKTVVPVTNKPDAEVFDFTKCEIPGDDLDWDYTTNADDSYVVHRSGKTDELIAQIPTLRDYYLDLEKMISISSDGPAKSFAYRRLQYLEARWNLYYLLNEYQETSVSKRNPHRDFYNVRKVDTHVHHSACMNQKHLLRFIKHKLRHSKDEKVIFRDGKLLTLDEVFRSLHLTGYDLSIDTLDMHAHKDTFHRFDKFNLKYNPIGESRLREIFLKTNNYIKGTYLADITKQVIFDLENSKYQNCEYRISVYGRSLDEWDKLASWVIDNKVISHNVRWLVQIPRLYDIYKKTGIVQSFQDICKNLFQPLFEVTKNPQSHPKLHVFLQRVIGFDSVDDESKVDRRFHRKYPKPSLWEAPQNPPYSYYLYYLYSNVASLNQWRAKRGFNTLVLRPHCGEAGDPEHLVSAYLLAHGISHGILLRKVPFVQYLYYLDQVGIAMSPLSNNALFLTYDKNPFPRYFKRGLNVSLSTDDPLQFSYTREPLIEEYSVAAQIYKLSNVDMCELARNSVLQSGWEAQIKKHWIGKDFEKSGVEGNDVVRTNVPDIRINYRYDTLSTELELVNHFANFKKTIEEN, encoded by the coding sequence ATGGACAATCAAGCTACACAGAGGCTCAATGACCTTTCGCTAGAACCAGCTCCTTCACACGATGAACCAGATGGTTCAGGACTAGTCATGGACATCGATGAAAGAAAGATTGGTGATGAACAAACTGGTGTCGTAGTGGATGATGATACTCCCCCCCTAGAGCAGCAAGATTCACACGAAAGTTTAGATGCAGATTCTCGGAATGCCAATTTCTCGTATCATGAGAATCAGCAGTTGTTAGAGAATGGCACTAAACAGTGGGCCTTAGATGAGCACGATTCTCACTCTGCCATCTTGGAGCAACCATCGCATTCTACCAATTGTAGCTCTTCTAACATAGCAGCGATGAATAAGGGCCATGACTCTGCAGACCATGCATTTCAAAATACCGGGGGTAAACCGAGGACCTTGTCTGCTAGTGCTCAGCACATCTTGCCAGAGACGCTCAAGTCATTTGTCACCGCGCCAGCAGTGAACAAGCAGACACGCACCTCTGCTTCCTATAAAATGGGAATGCTGGCTGATGATGCCTCGCAGCAGTTTCTTGACGATCCCTCTTCCGAGCTGATTGACTTGTATTCCAAAGTGGCAGAGTGTAGAGATTTAAGAGCCAAGTATCAGACCATATCTGTGCAAAACGATGATCAAAACCCAAAAAACAAGTCAGACTGGGTGGTCTACCCACCTCCCCCTAAACCTTCATACAACTCGGACACTAAGACCGTTGTGCCAGTAACAAACAAACCGGATGCGGAAGTTTTCGATTTTACGAAATGTGAAATTCCTGGTGACGATCTAGATTGGGACTATACCACCAATGCTGATGACTCATACGTGGTACACAGATCAGGTAAGACGGATGAGTTAATTGCACAAATTCCCACCCTTCGTGATTACTATCTGGATCTAGAAAAAATGATCTCCATTTCATCAGACGGTCCCGCCAAATCATTTGCTTATAGAAGGTTACAATACTTAGAGGCACGTTGGAACCTGTACTATCTCTTGAACgaatatcaagaaactaGCGTTTCCAAAAGGAACCCACACAGGGATTTTTATAATGTTAGAAAAGTGGACACCCATGTTCACCATTCTGCTTGCATGAATCAAAAGCATTTATTACGTTTTATCAAGCACAAGTTGAGACATTccaaagatgaaaaggTTATTTTCAGGGATGGGAAACTTTTAACGTTAGACGAGGTGTTCCGTTCTTTGCATTTGACCGGTTATGATTTGTCCATCGATACTTTAGATATGCATGCACATAAGGATACATTCCATAGATTCGACAAGTTCAACTTAAAATATAATCCTATCGGTGAATCGCGTCTtagagaaatttttttgaagacaaACAACTACATAAAAGGTACCTACTTGGCTGACATCACTAAGCAAGTCATATTTGATTTAGAGAATTCAAAATACCAAAATTGTGAGTATAGAATCTCCGTTTATGGTAGGTCGCTTGATGAATGGGATAAACTAGCTAGCTGGGTCATCGACAACAAAGTTATTTCCCATAACGTTCGTTGGTTAGTTCAAATTCCGAGGTTATATGatatttacaagaaaacGGGCATTGTTCAAAGCTTCCAAGATATTTGTAAGAATTTGTTTCAACCATTATTCGAAGTGACCAAAAACCCTCAGTCTCATCCAAAATTACATGTATTCTTACAAAGAGTAATTGGGTTCGATTCTGTCGATGATGAGTCCAAGGTTGACCGTCGTTTTCATAGAAAATATCCTAAACCATCGCTTTGGGAAGCTCCTCAAAACCCTCCTTATTCCTACTACTTGTACTATTTATATTCAAATGTCGCATCTTTGAATCAATGGAGGGCTAAAAGAGGATTTAACACTTTGGTTTTAAGACCGCATTGTGGTGAGGCTGGTGATCCTGAACATCTGGTTTCAGCATATTTATTGGCACATGGTATATCGCATGGTATTTTATTGAGGAAGGTGCCATTTGTTCAGTACTTATACTATTTAGATCAGGTTGGTATTGCAATGTCACCACTATCTAATAATGCATTGTTTTTGACCTATGATAAAAATCCATTCCCGAGATACTTCAAAAGAGGTTTGAATGTGTCACTATCCACTGATGATCCCTTACAATTCTCGTACACCAGAGAACCATTGATCGAAGAATATTCAGTTGCAGCacaaatttataaattgtCTAATGTAGATATGTGTGAATTGGCAAGAAATTCCGTGCTGCAAAGCGGATGGGAAGcacaaatcaaaaaacaTTGGATAGGGAAAGATTTTGAGAAGAGCGGTGTTGAAGGTAACGATGTGGTTAGAACAAATGTTCCTGATATCAGAATTAACTACAGATACGATACATTATCGACCGAACTGGAATTGGTTAATCATTTTGCCAATTTTAAGAAAaccattgaagaaaactgA
- the SRC1 gene encoding Src1p (Inner nuclear membrane protein~similar to YML034W), which yields MNSDLEYLEDGFDPNSMKVATLRRILVENNVDFPSNARKNALVGLFDEKVKPQIPQLRKMYLNVKPSDEGIVRMDRPSSSPSVASPRGNRRARRGKSASPLAKQFKKNRILDDVSNDDDERDDPLIIRSGTEGEEDDDQDDAMTSGSNKSDTNDFQQNSDARKKRKGPDSDDGPESNSKENKVDNITNEHFNISSSDSEIEQDYQKAKKRKTGSLNQEHGNGSAILGKLSVKTPIKNTNKKPVNMDHFNDSMTSSGTENDLFVPNIRHNPKELGTDNGTRHSTPLGKLKVSASFADKLPQKEEPTTILVPEVEQQEPFQSEKAPSLFSSEDSGSESEASLLPEITTPGPDESVGSTSQNVVEILETDGSNSESESDEVLVPTRIETPQLPTTKDVEKCEARVQELQEEVNEQLEDENENEFDTKQGQESGKIENSTPKRHTFKKIVKFLSKSLLALFLFCMFIVVPLLFGLWYREQRLLIGYCGHEVPSHRVNGQSPEFVQKLDNWLQDYRPKCIPCPPNGICYPYLKLKCKPDYKLAPSRLDFLEIIPAQGKCIKDDKKQQLVSEVVEKSLEFLRAKNAQISCGDGKDDIESGMTEDALYQIFNEARAPWIRDDEFEDLWIQVIKDLTEEPEILWRQLSPIDNNTSRSSNNIIETNDIPRQKRHIPEKFISSKTRNFRSTSKKYIGMKCRFEREIYQTYKKFQRPIWLTLLLIVISKTIETKLKNYYRRKARIEELVTQTMEKLKSQKIKSMSDPKENAYLSIVQLRDIFLSDIVDLKYKNHLWSQVVKYLEHNNSNIKSNLTEIRGEIMKCWEWIGPMELNAPNDSAEEKISSKKETKS from the exons ATGAACAGTGACTTAGAGTATTTGGAGGACGGATTCGATCCGAATTCAATGAAAGTTGCGACTTTGCGGAGGATATTGGTGGAGAATAATGTCGATTTCCCATCTAATGCTAGAAAAAACGCACTAGTGGGGTTGTTCGATGAAAAGGTTAAACCGCAGATTCCGCAGTTACGGAAAATGTATTTGAACGTCAAGCCCAGCGACGAAGGTATCGTGAGAATGGACCGTCCTTCATCTTCCCCATCTGTAGCTTCCCCTCGTGGGAATAGACGAGCTCGCAGAGGGAAATCTGCTTCTCCCCTGGCCAAAcagttcaagaaaaatagaataCTGGACGATGTAagtaatgatgatgatgagaGAGACGATCCTTTAATCATACGTAGTGGAACGGAGGGCGAGGAGGACGATGATCAGGACGATGCAATGACATCAGGCTCCAACAAATCAGACACCAACGATTTCCAGCAGAATTCTGATGCTCgtaagaaaaggaaaggcCCGGATTCCGACGATGGCCCCGAATCTAattcaaaggaaaataaagttGATAATATCACCAATGAACATTTCAATATCTCATCTTCAGATTCAGAAATTGAACAAGATTATCAGAAAGCAAAGAAACGTAAGACAGGTAGTTTGAATCAAGAACATGGAAACGGCTCCGCCATTTTGGGGAAACTTTCTGTCAAGACACCAATAAAGAACACAAATAAGAAGCCAGTAAACATGGATCATTTTAACGATTCGATGACTTCTAGTGGTACGGAAAATGATCTGTTTGTACCGAACATACGGCACAATCCAAAAGAGCTTGGAACCGACAATGGAACAAGGCATAGCACACCGCTGGGTAAGTTAAAAGTTTCAGCCTCATTTGCAGATAAATTGCCTCAAAAGGAGGAACCAACTACAATATTGGTTCCGGAAGTAGAGCAGCAAGAACCTTTTCAGAGTGAGAAAGCTCCctctttgttttcatcCGAAGACTCAGGCTCAGAATCGGAAGCGTCCTTGCTTCCAGAGATTACCACACCAGGCCCTGACGAAAGTGTGGGAAGCACCAGCCAAAATGTGGTCGAAATTTTAGAAACTGATGGTAGCAACTCGGAATCGGAATCGGATGAAGTTCTAGTGCCTACAAGGATCGAAACTCCTCAATTACCCACAACAAAAGACGTTGAAAAGTGTGAAGCAAGAGTGCAAGAACTTCAGGAGGAAGTCAATGAACAATTGGAggatgaaaatgagaatGAATTTGATACAAAGCAAGGGCAAGAATCCGGAAAGATCGAGAACAGTACGCCAAAGAGGCAtacatttaaaaaaatcgtCAAATTTCTGAGCAAATCACTGTTAGCGCTATTCCTATTCTGTATGTTCATAGTCGTTCCTCTTTTATTTGGCCTTTGGTACAGAGAACAAAGACTGCTAATAGGCTACTGCGGTCATGAAGTACCATCCCATCGAGTTAACGGGCAGTCCCCTGAGTTTGTCCAGAAATTGGATAATTGGTTACAGGACTACAGACCAAAATGTATCCCTTGTCCACCCAATGGTATTTGCTATCCTTATTTGAAACTAAAATGTAAACCAGATTACAAGTTAGCTCCATCTAGGCTTGACTTTTTGGAAATCATACCAGCACAAGGCAAATGTATTAAAGACGACAAAAAACAACAGTTAGTTTCTGAAGTGGTTGAAAAATCTTTAGAGTTTCTGAGGGCGAAAAATGCACAAATTTCATGTGGTGACGGGAAGGACGACATCGAGAGTGGTATGACAGAAGATGCCCTCTACCAAATATTCAATGAGGCTAGAGCTCCTTGGATTCGCGATGATGAGTTTGAGGACCTATGGATCCAAGTTATCAAAGATTTAACTGAAGAACCAGAAATATTATGGAGGCAA ctATCACCCATTGACAACAACACTAGCAGAAGTTCCAACAACATCATTGAAACCAATGACATTCCGAGACAGAAGAGACATATTccagaaaaattcatctCCTCCAAGACGAGGAATTTTCGGTCGACGTCCAAGAAATACATTGGAATGAAGTGTCGATTTGAGAGAGAAATCTACCAAACGtacaaaaaattccaaagaCCAATCTGGTTAACACTTTTACTAATCGTCATCAGTAAAACGATTGAAACCAAGTTGAAGAATTATTATAGGAGGAAGGCCAGAATTGAAGAGCTCGTCACTCAAACcatggaaaaattgaaatccCAAAAGATCAAATCCATGTCAGATCCGAAAGAAAACGCGTACTTGAGTATAGTTCAATTGCGTGACATCTTTCTTTCTGATATTGTTGATTTGAAGTACAAAAATCACTTATGGTCACAAGTGGTGAAGTATTTAGAgcataataatagtaatattaAATCGAACCTGACTGAAATTCGGGGCGAAATAATGAAGTGTTGGGAGTGGATAGGACCAATGGAACTCAATGCACCTAACGATTCggctgaagaaaaaatatcatccaaaaaagaaaccaaatCATAG
- the RAD52 gene encoding recombinase RAD52 (Protein that stimulates strand exchange~similar to YML032C) — translation MNDIMDMDEKKAVFGNHSEDIQTKLDKKLGPEYISKRVGFGTSRIAYIEGWRVINLANQIFGYNGWSTEVKSVVIDFLDERQGKFSIGCTAIVRVTLTSGTYREDIGYGTVENERRKPAAFERAKKSAVTDALKRSLRGFGNALGNCLYDKDFLAKIDKVKFDPPDFDENNLFRPTDEISESSRSNTLHENHEQQQQYPNKRRQLTKVANANPGLTKNLVKLENTVNRGAPMVAASTEIINNNNNSNKDTELKSPDTSKQDQDDLLDDSLMFSDDFQDDDLINMGNTNSNVLPTEKDPISAKQSPNASSNSEAEKITFVTAKAATSVQNERHIGEESIFDPKYQAQSIRHTVDQTTSKHVPASVLKDKTMTTARDSVYEKFAPKGKQLSMKNNDKELGPNALEGVGNQVPRETTPSKLNTTNFQPAAAPRFAPPSKVVHPNGNGVVAALPQQRSTRREVGRPKINPLHPRKPN, via the coding sequence ATGAATGATATTATGGATATGGACGAGAAGAAGGCCGTTTTCGGCAACCATTCCGAGGACATACAGACCAAATTGGACAAGAAATTAGGCCCCGAGTATATCTCCAAGAGAGTTGGGTTTGGAACAAGCAGGATTGCTTATATCGAGGGTTGGAGGGTAATTAATCTGGCTAATCAAATCTTTGGATATAATGGCTGGTCCACGGAGGTGAAAAGCGTAGTTATCGATTTTTTGGATGAACGACAGGGAAAGTTTAGCATAGGTTGTACTGCGATCGTCCGTGTTACGTTGACTAGTGGTACTTATAGGGAAGACATCGGATATGGTACCGTGGAGAACGAAAGAAGGAAACCTGCCGCTTTCGAGAGGGCTAAGAAATCTGCTGTTACGGATGCTTTGAAAAGATCTTTGAGGGGATTCGGTAATGCTCTAGGGAACTGTCTCTACGATAAAGATTTTCTGGCAAAGATCGATAAGGTTAAGTTCGATCCACCAGACTTTGACGAAAACAATCTGTTCAGGCCAACTGATGAGATCAGCGAAAGCTCAAGGTCAAATACTTTGCACGAAAATCatgaacaacaacaacaataccCGAATAAAAGAAGGCAATTGACCAAAGTTGCAAATGCTAATCCGGGCTTAACGAAGAATCTGGTAAAACTAGAAAATACAGTAAATCGAGGCGCCCCCATGGTGGCCGCATCTACCGAGATtattaacaataacaacaatagtAACAAAGATACTGAGCTCAAATCTCCCGATACTTCCAAACAAGATCAAGATGACCTACTGGATGATTCTCTTATGTTTAGTGATGATTTTCAAGATGATGACTTGATAAATATGGGCAACACAAACAGTAATGTTCTACCAACAGAGAAGGACCCTATTTCAGCAAAGCAAAGCCCAAATGCCAGCTCAAATTCAGAGGCAGAAAAAATTACCTTTGTTACAGCTAAGGCGGCAACGTCCGTACAGAATGAACGTCATATCGGTGAAGAAAGCATTTTTGATCCCAAGTACCAAGCACAATCCATTAGGCACACCGTTGATCAGACCACGTCAAAGCATGTTCCAGCAAGTGTACTAAAGGACAAAACGATGACTACTGCGAGGGATTCTGTTTACGAAAAATTTGCACCAAAGGGAAAGCAATTGAGCATGAAGAACAATGATAAAGAGTTAGGGCCTAATGCGCTGGAAGGAGTTGGAAATCAAGTACCGCGTGAAACCACTCCGAGTAAACTGAACACTACTAATTTTCAACCTGCAGCTGCGCCACGGTTTGCGCCTCCTTCTAAGGTAGTGCATCCTAATGGAAATGGTGTGGTGGCAGCCCTTCCGCAACAAAGATCGACACGAAGAGAAGTTGGAAGACCGAAGATCAATCCCCTGCATCCACGCAAGCCTAACTGA